The following proteins are encoded in a genomic region of Blastopirellula marina:
- a CDS encoding DUF1501 domain-containing protein — protein sequence MIRPFWNLATRDGHVSQRRGFLKQLVTASAAGAVGLSWRDMMIARASELRKTGKSMILLWMDGGPSQFETFNPKIGSKYQGPAKSIPTSLPGVHIAEHLPHTAKMMHKIACIRSMQSPERDHFRAIKLVRSGYPINPSIQYPTWGSVVARERFDPTYDLPAFVRIGKPRITTRDINSGVLGPKFESFKIERAGSLPEDVLTTVPEERLKRRLSLAARLDSQFATSGGSERVHEKQAIYEQTQRFVLSPKLEAFRLDSEPDSIRDSYGRTDFGQGCLLARRLVETGVSFVEVFSTGNVSDQGWDTHKHGWNENPKLAGDIDQGYAALLQDLDQRGMLEDTLVVWMGEFGRTPKFKPDGGREHYSDGWITCLSGGGVNMGQVIGATDKEGVSVSDRPVGVQDLFVTFCQVLGMNPHDEYVTDQDQPLALVKGGELIHELF from the coding sequence ATGATTCGACCTTTTTGGAATTTAGCGACCCGAGATGGTCACGTTTCGCAGCGTCGCGGATTTCTTAAACAGCTTGTGACTGCCTCCGCCGCCGGTGCGGTCGGATTGTCGTGGCGGGATATGATGATCGCACGTGCCAGCGAACTTCGCAAAACTGGCAAGTCGATGATTTTGCTGTGGATGGATGGCGGGCCGAGCCAGTTCGAGACGTTCAACCCGAAGATCGGTTCCAAATACCAAGGCCCAGCTAAGTCGATCCCGACTTCCCTACCTGGCGTGCACATTGCCGAGCATCTGCCGCATACCGCGAAGATGATGCACAAGATTGCATGTATTCGTTCCATGCAAAGTCCTGAACGGGATCACTTCCGCGCGATCAAGCTGGTCCGCAGTGGCTATCCGATTAACCCTTCGATCCAATATCCGACTTGGGGGAGCGTGGTGGCTCGCGAGCGATTCGATCCAACCTATGACTTGCCTGCGTTCGTGCGGATTGGTAAGCCCCGCATCACGACACGCGACATCAACAGCGGTGTGCTTGGGCCAAAGTTTGAATCGTTCAAGATTGAACGGGCGGGAAGCTTGCCTGAGGATGTCCTGACCACGGTTCCCGAAGAACGCCTCAAACGGCGGTTGAGTCTGGCGGCCCGGCTCGATTCGCAATTCGCGACCAGCGGCGGCAGCGAGCGAGTTCACGAGAAGCAAGCGATCTATGAGCAAACACAGCGGTTTGTGCTCAGCCCAAAGCTCGAAGCATTTCGCTTGGATAGCGAACCCGATAGCATCCGTGATTCGTATGGACGCACCGATTTCGGTCAGGGGTGTTTGCTGGCTCGTCGTCTGGTCGAAACCGGTGTCAGCTTTGTCGAAGTCTTCAGCACCGGCAACGTCAGCGACCAGGGTTGGGACACACACAAGCATGGCTGGAACGAGAATCCGAAACTGGCTGGCGATATCGATCAAGGCTACGCTGCGCTGCTGCAAGACCTTGATCAACGCGGCATGCTAGAAGACACATTGGTTGTCTGGATGGGGGAATTTGGACGGACACCCAAGTTCAAGCCTGACGGTGGTCGCGAGCATTACTCCGATGGCTGGATTACGTGCCTTTCGGGCGGTGGTGTGAACATGGGTCAAGTGATCGGAGCGACCGACAAAGAAGGTGTCAGCGTTTCAGATCGGCCAGTTGGTGTGCAGGATCTGTTCGTGACTTTCTGCCAGGTGCTGGGAATGAACCCACATGACGAATACGTGACCGACCAAGACCAACCATTGGCACTGGTCAAAGGTGGCGAGCTGATTCACGAATTGTTCTAA
- the ribD gene encoding bifunctional diaminohydroxyphosphoribosylaminopyrimidine deaminase/5-amino-6-(5-phosphoribosylamino)uracil reductase RibD, whose amino-acid sequence MSSLRDDDQSFMNRALQLAEQGRGHVEPNPMVGCVIVKEGQVIGEGYHEKFGGPHAERNALANCGSASLEGSTVYVTLEPCCHHGKTPPCTDALLAAKPARVVVAMQDPFPKVQGGGLQILSAAGIEVNVGVCGKEAERINAPYLKRQRQGKPWIIAKWAMTLDGKLATANGSSKWISSEEARAEVHRIRGWCDGVMVGSGTAKLDDPLLTTRPPGPRTAARIIFDSQASLNESSRVIETIDQAPVIVAASTSARSERLERLQHAGCDLILCEGNDHASRLDALLIELANRGMTNILVEGGSQLLGLMWDERQINEVFSFIAPKIAGGRDAISPIGGQGIRNMEDATPLAETEIRSFGNTICLHGFTGF is encoded by the coding sequence ATGTCCTCCCTTCGCGACGACGATCAGTCTTTCATGAATCGCGCCCTTCAGCTCGCCGAGCAGGGGCGCGGCCATGTCGAACCGAATCCCATGGTTGGCTGCGTTATCGTGAAAGAAGGTCAGGTGATCGGTGAGGGGTATCACGAAAAGTTTGGTGGTCCCCACGCTGAAAGAAATGCCCTGGCGAATTGCGGAAGCGCTTCACTGGAAGGCAGCACGGTCTATGTCACGTTAGAACCGTGTTGTCATCACGGGAAAACGCCACCATGTACCGATGCATTGCTGGCGGCGAAACCTGCCCGGGTGGTTGTCGCCATGCAAGATCCTTTTCCCAAAGTGCAGGGAGGTGGTCTGCAGATTCTCTCCGCCGCTGGAATTGAGGTCAACGTTGGTGTTTGCGGCAAAGAGGCCGAAAGGATCAACGCCCCTTACCTCAAGCGACAACGCCAGGGCAAGCCATGGATCATTGCCAAGTGGGCGATGACTCTCGACGGTAAACTGGCCACCGCCAACGGTAGCAGCAAGTGGATCAGCAGCGAAGAAGCGCGGGCCGAAGTCCATCGGATTCGTGGCTGGTGCGACGGCGTAATGGTCGGCAGCGGCACCGCGAAGCTAGACGATCCACTCTTGACCACTCGCCCCCCTGGCCCACGAACGGCAGCCCGAATCATCTTCGACAGCCAAGCTTCGCTTAACGAATCAAGCCGCGTGATCGAGACCATCGATCAGGCACCGGTTATCGTCGCCGCATCGACTTCAGCCCGATCAGAACGCCTTGAACGGTTGCAGCACGCCGGATGTGATTTGATCCTCTGCGAAGGCAACGATCATGCATCCCGGCTTGATGCACTTCTTATCGAGCTCGCCAATCGCGGCATGACGAATATCCTGGTCGAAGGAGGCAGTCAGCTTCTTGGTCTCATGTGGGATGAGCGCCAAATCAACGAAGTCTTTTCGTTCATCGCCCCCAAAATCGCCGGCGGAAGAGATGCCATCAGCCCGATCGGCGGCCAAGGGATTCGCAATATGGAAGACGCCACCCCCTTAGCCGAGACGGAGATACGCTCGTTCGGCAATACTATCTGCCTGCATGGCTTCACCGGCTTCTAA
- a CDS encoding PVC-type heme-binding CxxCH protein translates to MRTFLILLLSASPIWADFPEIHNSERDKEAQPMPPEEAAASLEVPEGFNVKVVFSEPNVQNPIDMAWDSQARLWIAENYTYDQPSMKFDRSLRDRVLFFEDTNGDGKLDKRNVFIDNVQLLTSVEVGLGGVWLMCPPQVLFVPDADHDGRPDGPAEVVLDGFTVAKDNYHNFANGLRFGPDGWLYGRCGHSCPGHIGLPGTPEEERLPMEGGIWRYHPQTKHVEVLTTGTTNPWGHDWDELGELFFINTVNGHLWHMLPGAHFMQNFALDPHPHSYELIDMHADHWHFDTSGRWQDSRDGAANKFGGGHAHVGMMIYQGTNWPEEYRGNLFTFNMHGRRANQEILEREGSGYLGKHGNDILLSDDPFFRGMDLSAGPDGSVYVIDWSDTGECHDHTGVHRTSGRIYRVSYDRARQFTRPPAGDSYFQNPMVQELDDNWAPRMARLVLQEKALAGEDMTALASLLQPLILQEAAEQGLTSQAKHDRNRLRYLWTLNAIGGADRPLLKKLLDDRNEHVRAWAIRLLTEQWQLDAALGPIPQEDAIAKQVHDEATELLPKFIEMADNDPSSFVRLTLASTLQRLPLDMRGKLATPLVTHKEDATDHNLPLMVWYGLMSNRGEHLKDLVEVAAASTWPTTTKLIARRLTEEIESQPEAINALVTKASVSTVPRVDAMLEGMSEALRGWSKAPKPAAWDTLTLKLAKLPVPKISSKVRELGAVFGDGRALDELRKLALSSEADTLTRQAALTSLIEAKPDDLRSICEKLITTSMVNVVAARGLALYDDPAAAELLIANYRRFREPQRAEVLAILLSRPTFAGVLLDALDKNRIRKSDVTAIHVRQLRSLGDEALAKRANEVWGEVRESSEEKQKAMAYWKGRLTEANLAQADMAKGRVVFEGLCAKCHRLYGEGSTIGPDLTGSNRSNIDYLLQNIIDPSAIVSADYRMTVLQMEDGRVLSGIVAEQTDKTLTLQTPTDRVTVEKGEIEAQKKTNLSPMPDLQLGAEPNQPGGLLTDEQFLDLISYLKNPAQVPLPRE, encoded by the coding sequence ATGCGAACCTTTCTCATTTTGCTGTTGTCTGCCAGCCCGATTTGGGCCGATTTCCCCGAGATTCACAATTCTGAACGGGACAAAGAGGCTCAACCGATGCCGCCAGAGGAAGCCGCGGCAAGCCTCGAGGTGCCGGAAGGCTTTAACGTCAAAGTCGTCTTCTCCGAGCCAAACGTCCAAAATCCGATCGATATGGCGTGGGATTCCCAGGCACGGTTATGGATCGCCGAGAACTATACGTACGACCAGCCCAGCATGAAGTTCGATCGAAGTTTGCGGGATCGGGTCCTTTTCTTTGAAGATACCAACGGCGACGGCAAACTCGACAAGCGAAATGTCTTCATCGACAACGTGCAGTTGCTAACAAGCGTAGAAGTTGGTCTCGGCGGCGTGTGGCTGATGTGCCCGCCCCAGGTGCTTTTCGTCCCTGACGCCGATCACGATGGAAGGCCAGATGGTCCGGCGGAAGTCGTGCTCGACGGATTCACCGTTGCCAAGGATAACTATCACAACTTCGCCAATGGACTTCGTTTCGGCCCTGATGGCTGGCTCTATGGTCGCTGCGGCCATTCGTGTCCGGGACATATTGGCTTGCCTGGCACACCGGAGGAAGAGCGGCTGCCGATGGAAGGGGGAATCTGGCGTTATCATCCGCAGACCAAACATGTCGAGGTCCTGACGACTGGCACGACCAATCCCTGGGGGCACGATTGGGATGAGCTTGGCGAACTATTCTTTATTAACACTGTGAACGGCCACCTGTGGCACATGCTACCGGGGGCTCATTTCATGCAGAACTTCGCTCTCGATCCGCATCCACATTCATACGAATTAATCGACATGCATGCCGATCATTGGCACTTCGACACTAGCGGGCGTTGGCAAGATTCACGCGACGGAGCCGCGAACAAGTTCGGTGGTGGTCACGCACACGTCGGGATGATGATCTACCAGGGAACCAACTGGCCAGAGGAGTATCGCGGCAATCTCTTTACGTTCAATATGCACGGCCGCCGGGCGAATCAGGAAATCTTAGAACGTGAAGGAAGTGGTTACCTTGGCAAGCATGGTAACGACATCCTCCTAAGTGACGATCCATTCTTTCGCGGTATGGATCTTAGCGCTGGCCCCGATGGTAGCGTCTACGTGATTGATTGGAGCGACACCGGCGAGTGTCACGATCATACCGGCGTGCATCGAACCAGCGGGCGAATTTATCGTGTGTCGTACGATCGTGCGAGGCAGTTCACACGACCACCGGCAGGCGACTCTTACTTCCAAAATCCGATGGTGCAGGAACTCGATGACAATTGGGCACCGCGCATGGCGCGGCTCGTCCTGCAAGAGAAGGCATTGGCTGGCGAAGACATGACTGCCCTGGCCAGCTTGCTGCAACCACTCATTTTGCAGGAAGCTGCAGAACAAGGTTTGACTTCGCAGGCCAAGCACGATCGTAATCGGTTACGATATTTGTGGACTTTGAATGCGATTGGCGGTGCCGATCGGCCTCTGCTCAAAAAGCTGTTAGACGATCGGAACGAGCATGTGCGGGCCTGGGCGATTCGCCTGTTGACCGAGCAGTGGCAACTCGATGCGGCCCTCGGTCCGATTCCGCAAGAGGATGCGATCGCCAAGCAAGTTCACGACGAAGCGACCGAATTGTTGCCGAAGTTCATTGAAATGGCTGATAACGACCCATCGTCGTTCGTCCGTTTAACGCTCGCTTCGACATTGCAACGCTTACCGCTCGACATGCGCGGTAAGCTGGCTACGCCGCTCGTAACGCACAAGGAAGATGCCACCGATCATAATCTTCCGTTAATGGTCTGGTACGGGCTGATGTCTAATCGTGGAGAGCATTTGAAGGACTTGGTAGAAGTGGCCGCGGCGAGTACTTGGCCGACGACGACCAAGCTGATCGCCCGCCGATTGACCGAAGAGATTGAGAGCCAGCCCGAGGCAATTAACGCGCTGGTTACCAAGGCAAGTGTCTCGACTGTGCCAAGAGTCGATGCCATGTTAGAAGGGATGAGTGAAGCGCTTCGTGGGTGGTCGAAAGCACCCAAGCCAGCTGCTTGGGACACGCTGACCTTGAAGTTGGCCAAGCTTCCGGTTCCGAAAATTTCGTCTAAGGTACGCGAGCTAGGAGCCGTCTTCGGCGATGGCCGGGCCCTGGATGAATTGAGGAAGTTGGCCCTCAGTAGCGAAGCCGACACGCTTACGCGACAGGCGGCTCTTACCTCGCTGATCGAAGCGAAGCCCGATGATCTACGTTCGATTTGCGAAAAGCTGATCACGACTTCGATGGTCAACGTTGTGGCGGCTCGTGGGTTGGCACTTTACGACGACCCGGCCGCGGCGGAGTTGCTGATTGCTAACTATCGTCGCTTCCGCGAACCACAACGAGCTGAAGTTCTCGCGATCTTGCTTTCGCGTCCCACGTTTGCTGGTGTGCTGCTTGATGCATTGGACAAAAATCGAATTCGAAAATCAGACGTGACCGCGATTCACGTGCGGCAATTGCGATCGTTGGGCGACGAGGCTCTTGCCAAGCGAGCTAACGAAGTTTGGGGAGAGGTTCGCGAGTCGAGCGAAGAGAAGCAGAAAGCCATGGCCTATTGGAAAGGTCGACTCACCGAAGCCAATCTCGCCCAGGCCGACATGGCCAAGGGGCGTGTGGTCTTTGAAGGGCTGTGCGCCAAGTGCCATCGCTTGTATGGCGAAGGAAGCACGATTGGCCCAGACCTGACCGGTAGCAACCGAAGCAACATCGATTACTTGTTGCAAAACATAATTGACCCTAGTGCCATCGTAAGTGCCGACTACCGAATGACCGTGCTGCAGATGGAAGATGGTCGCGTGCTGAGTGGGATTGTGGCGGAACAGACCGATAAGACGCTCACCTTGCAAACACCGACCGATCGGGTGACCGTCGAGAAGGGTGAGATCGAAGCCCAGAAGAAGACGAATCTTTCACCGATGCCAGATCTGCAGCTGGGGGCAGAGCCGAATCAACCAGGCGGTCTCTTAACCGATGAACAGTTCCTCGATTTGATCTCTTATTTGAAGAATCCGGCTCAGGTACCGTTGCCGCGTGAGTAA